The following are from one region of the Sorghum bicolor cultivar BTx623 chromosome 2, Sorghum_bicolor_NCBIv3, whole genome shotgun sequence genome:
- the LOC8078565 gene encoding cytochrome P450 714B1, with translation MEMEAVVVAAAALCGALALYLYHALWVAPERVRAALRAQGVAGPRPSFPYGNRADMRRAAAAAAAVAPAAGTTQRGGIVHDYRQALFPHYERWRKEYGPIFTYSIGSMVFLHASRADVVRDLGRCGTSLDLGKSSYMKVTHRPLFGDGILKSSGEAWAHQRSLIAPEFCPNKVKGMVDLMVGSATALVASWEDRISSGGGGGGAELELKIDDDIRAYSADVISRTCFGSSYVKGKRIFAAIRELQKAVSKPNLLAEMTGLSFLPTRTNTEAWRLNRVVRDLVLDVVRESGGDDRNLLNAMLRSAAAESGGGGRVAAVEEFVVDNCKNIYFAGYETTAVTAAWCTMLLALHPEWQDRVRDEARQACAAGAAPDFASLHKMKKLTMVIQETLRLYPAGSVVSRQALRDVTLGGVRVPAGVNIYVPVSTVHLDPELWGADAGEFDPGRFADDAHHQRQPHAYLPFGAGARICLGQAFAMAELKVLLALVLSRFHISLSPAYVHSPALRLIVEPEHGVRLVLRNVEPSPGAS, from the exons ATGGAGATGgaagcggtggtggtggcggcggccgcCCTGTGCGGCGCGCTGGCGCTCTACCTGTACCACGCGCTGTGGGTGGCGCCCGAGCGGGTGCGCGCCGCGCTGCGGGCGCAGGGCGTCGCGGGGCCGCGCCCCTCCTTCCCCTACGGCAACCGCGCCGACATGAGgcgggcggccgcggccgcggccgcggtggCGCCAGCAGCAGGGACGACGCAGCGCGGCGGCATCGTGCACGACTACCGGCAGGCGCTGTTCCCGCACTACGAGAGGTGGAGGAAGGAGTACG GCCCGATCTTCACCTACTCGATCGGGAGCATGGTGTTCCTGCACGCCAGCCGGGCGGACGTGGTCCGGGACCTCGGCCGCTGCGGGACGTCGCTGGACCTCGGCAAGAGCTCCTACATGAAGGTCACGCACCGGCCGCTCTTCGGTGACGGCATCCTCAAGTCCAGCGGCGAGGCCTGGGCGCACCAGCGGAGTCTCATCGCGCCCGAGTTCTGCCCCAACAAGGTCAAGGGCATGGTGGACCTCATGGTCGGCTCGGCCACGGCGCTGGTGGCGTCGTGGGAGGACAGGATCAgcagcggtggcggtggcggtggcgcggAGCTCGAGCTCAAGATCGACGACGACATCAGGGCCTACTCCGCCGACGTCATCTCCAGGACGTGCTTCGGCAGCAGCTACGTCAAGGGCAAGCGGATCTTCGCGGCGATCAGGGAGCTGCAGAAGGCGGTGTCCAAGCCCAACCTGCTGGCGGAGATGACAGGACTCAGCTTCCTCCCGACGAGGACCAACACAGAGGCGTGGAGGCTCAACAGGGTCGTGCGGGACCTGGTCCTGGACGTCGTCAGGGAGAGCGGGGGCGACGACAGGAACCTGCTCAACGCGATGCTCCGCAGCGCCGCGGCGgagtccggcggcggcggccgcgtggcggcggtggaggagttCGTCGTGGACAACTGCAAGAACATCTACTTCGCCGGGTACGAGACCACGGCGGTGACCGCCGCCTGGTGCACGATGCTCCTGGCGCTGCACCCGGAGTGGCAGGACCGGGTGCGCGACGAGGCGCGGCAGGCGTGCGCGGCCGGCGCCGCGCCGGACTTCGCATCCCTGCACAAGATGAAGAAG CTGACGATGGTGATCCAGGAGACGCTGCGGCTGTACCCGGCCGGCTCGGTGGTGTCGAGGCAGGCGCTCCGCGACGTCACCCTCGGCGGCGTGCGCGTGCCGGCCGGCGTCAACATCTACGTGCCGGTCTCGACGGTGCACCTGGACCCGGAGCTGTGGGGCGCCGACGCGGGGGAGTTCGACCCGGGGCGGTTCGCGGACGACGCGCACCACCAGCGGCAGCCGCACGCGTACCTCCCCTTCGGCGCCGGCGCGCGCATCTGCCTCGGCCAGGCCTTCGCCATGGCCGAGCTCAAGGTCCTGCTGGCGCTCGTGCTGTCCAGGTTCCACATCAGCCTGTCGCCGGCCTACGTGCACTCGCCGGCGCTCAGGCTCATCGTGGAGCCCGAGCACGGCGTGCGGCTCGTGCTCAGGAACGTGGAGCCCAGCCCAGGTGCTAGCTAG
- the LOC8078566 gene encoding probable calcium-binding protein CML32 produces MDSNQGVVAVVKPTLAKGTPSASFRLRNGSLNAVRLRRVFDLFDRNGDGEITVDELAQALDALGLDADRAGLAATVGAYVPDGAAGLRFEDFDKLHRALGDAFFGALADHQDDAADAGGKKGEEDEQEMREAFKVFDVDGDGFISAAELQTVLKKLGLPEASSMANVREMITNVDRDSDGRVDFSEFKCMMKGITVWGA; encoded by the coding sequence ATGGACTCGAACCAGGGCGTGGTGGCGGTGGTGAAGCCGACGCTGGCCAAGGGGACGCCGTCGGCGTCGTTCCGGCTCCGCAACGGGAGCCTGAACGCGGTGCGCCTCCGCCGCGTGTTCGACCTGTTCGACCGCAACGGGGACGGCGAGATCACGGTGGACGAGCTGGCGCAGGCGCTGGACGCGCTGGGCCTGGACGCCGACCGCGCCGGCCTGGCCGCCACCGTGGGCGCCTACGTGCCCGACGGCGCCGCGGGCCTCCGCTTCGAGGACTTCGACAAGCTCCACCGCGCGCTCGGGGACGCCTTCTTCGGCGCGCTCGCGGACCACCAGGACGACGCCGCGGACGCCGGCGGCAAGAAGGGAGAGGAGGACGAGCAGGAGATGCGGGAGGCGTTCAAGGTCTTCgacgtcgacggcgacggctTCATCTCCGCCGCCGAGCTGCAGACGGTGCTCAAGAAGCTGGGACTCCCCGAGGCCAGCAGCATGGCCAACGTCCGGGAGATGATCACCAACGTCGACCGCGACAGCGACGGCCGCGTCGACTTCAGCGAGTTCAAATGCATGATGAAGGGGATCACCGTCTGGGGCGCCTGA